A region of the Prosthecodimorpha staleyi genome:
TCGAAGGCGAGGCGCTGGGTGATGTCGAGATCTTCCGCCGCCCCGATCAGTGCCTCCCAGGCCGGCGCATGCCCGCCGCCCTGCCCGAACCACGGATCGTTCAGCAGCCGGTCGGCTTCGGCGGTCAGCGCCGCAAACCGGTCCGCCCTCGTATCGGGCTCCGGATCGAACTCGGGTTCGGCGTCGGCATCCGGGCCGGGATCGGCCGGCTCCGGAACGGCGCGCGCCGGCTCGGGCGGAGCCGTCGGGGCTCCCGCTTCGGCCATGCGCAGGACGATGGTCTCGATCCGATCCTCCAGCCGGGAGGTCTCCGGCGGGGCGCGATCGTCCTCGTCGCCGAGCCGGGAGACCACCGTGCCCTCGGCCTCGGGCGCGGGGCGGCGGCCCGACCCGGCGGGATCGTCGTCGGCCCGATCCGCCAGAGGCGGTCCCTCGAGCCAATCCGCCAAAGGCGGCCCTACGAGCCCGTCCGCCAGAGGCGGCCCCTCGATCCTGCCATGGATTTGCGGGTCCGGTCCCGTCGGCAGGGCATCGGCGGCCGGCGGCTGCGGGACCGGCCCGGGCGCGTCTGCGGCAGATTCCATCGCCGCGATCGCATCGCCGTCGTCGTCATCTTCGTCAACATCGTCCGGGTCGGGACGGCCCCAGCCGTTGCGCGCCCATTGCAGGGCCACGTCGCGCGCCTCGACCAGACGCTGGAAGGCGGCAGGATCGTCGTCCGGGCGCGTGACCTTGAGCCGTGCCGCATAGGCGCGCTTCACGGCACGTTCGTCCGCATCCACCGGAAGACCGAGCAGGTCGTGCGCCCACATGGATCAGTCGATGTCCCGGAACACGTCGGTCTCGAAGCGATCGAGCAGCTTGGCGAAGGCCTCCCGGTCGCGGTCCGGATGGGCGTTGGTCGGGTCCTGGATCGCCATCATGAATTCCCGGAGCGCGCCGGAGACCAGTTCGCGCCGCTCGCCCAGCGATTCGGCATAGATGCGCTCGGCCCGCTCGATCAGGAGCCGGTTCGGCGCCTGGTCGCGCGGCGGCCGCTTCAGGGCGGCCAGTTCGGCGAAGCGCTTGTCGATCTCGGCGTCGCTGAGCCCGGTCCGGTTCTGGAACACCCGGCGCCAGACCTTGCCGGTCGACTGCACGGTCGCCTCCAGCTCCAGCGCGCCGTTCAGGTCGTAGGTGAAGCGGACCTCGACGGTTTCGTGCCCGGCCTTGGCTCGCGTCACCTCGACCTCGAGCGCGCCGAGATTGACGTTGTTCTCCGGCTTCAGATTCTCGCCCTGATAGACCTCCAACCGGATCTGCGTCTGGTTGTCCTGGACGGTGGTAAAGGGATGCGACCGGCTGATCGGCACGACCGAATTGCGTTCGATGATCGGCACCGTGACCGGCTCACCGCCGGATCCGCGCTGAGACGACAGGGCGGCGATGCCGAGCGTGTAGGGGCAGACATCGGTCATCACCACGTCGTCGAGGGCGGCGTGGCGGGCCTTCAGGCCGGCCTGAACGGCCGCGCCGAGCGCGACCAGATGATCGGGATTGAGATGGGTCAGCGGCAGGCGGGCGAACAGGCGGCCGACCAGGGACCGCACCGCCGGCATGCGCGTGGCGCCGCCGACCATGACCACCTGGGCGATCTCGCGCGGATCGAGCCGGGCATCCGAGATGGCCCGTTCGAGCGGCGTGCGCAGGCGGCGCAGCAGCGGGCGCACCACATCCTCATATTCGGACCGCTCGATGCGCCCCTCGACCACCTGGCCGGGCAGTTCGAACGTGTAGGCGACGGTGGTCTTGGCGCTGAGCTCGATCTTCAGGCTCTCGGCGAAGCGGGTGAAGCGCGAGAGATCCCCGGCCGCCAGCTTCGTCCGGTCGAGCCCGTGCCGCTCGGCCAGATGCGCCATCAGGAGATCGCGGAAATCGTCGCCGCCGAGATAGTTGTCGCCGGCGGTGGCGCGCACTTCCATGACCTGGTCGTACTTGTCGAGGATCGAGACGTCGAAGGTGCCGCCGCCGAGATCGAAGACCAGGAACTGGGCCTCCTCGACCTCGCCGAGCCCATAGGCGAGCGCGGCGGCGGTCGGTTCGTTGACCAGCCGCTCGACATGCAGTCCGGCGAGGCGGGCCGCCGTCATGGTCGCCTTGCGCTGCAGGTCGTTGAAATAGGCCGGCACCGAAATCACCGCCTCGGTGATCGCCTCGCCGAGATGGGCTTCCGCATCCCGTTTCAGCGCGCCGAGCACCAGGGCGGACAGTTCCTCGGCCCGGAACGGCCGGCCGTCGAGCCGGGTCAGCTTGTCGGTGCCCATCCAGCGCTTGAAGGCAGCGACGGTGGATTGCGGCCGGGTGATCAGGCGTTCGGAGGCCGGCCGGCCGACCAGCACCTCGCCGTCGACCACGCTGACCACGGAGGGCGTCAGCAGATCGCCATGGGCGTTCGGTATCAGTTCGGGTCCCGTCGCGGTCCAGACCGCGACCAGGGAATTGGTGGTCCCGAGATCGATGCCGACGATGGCCATGCGTGATCCGTCCATTCCGTCCCGGCCGCTCGAACCTCCCGATGCCGGCCGGCGGCAGGAGCATTCTATCTCTTCACGACCGAAACCGCTCGCCTTCGACGGGTCGGGCCGATCCGTCGGCAGGCGGGCGGCCCCAGGCGACCGTTCGCCCGCCACTCTAAGGGGCTCCTCCGCGAAGCTCCAGCGCCGAGGCTGCCAAGCCGATTGGAAGAGCATGGCCGCAGCCGCCCGGCCCTGCCGCAGCCGGCCCGATACTGCAGCGCTGCGAAACGGGCCGTTGAGGAAAACGCGTTTGTCGGCTCCCGGCCCTGTCGCTATGGTGCCGCCCCCGACCGTCCGGCGTCCGCCGGATTCCAGCATCAGGACCGCCGGCCTTGAACCGGCCGTCGTCCAGGAGCCGACCCATGGCGCGTGACACCGTCGACGCTGTCCCGATCGAGAACCGCGACCAGCTCTATGCCTGGTTCGAGAAGGGCTCGAAGCCGAAGGACCGCTGGCGGATCGGCACCGAGCACGAGAAATTCGGCTTTCATACGGACGACCTGTCGCCCGTCGCCTATGAGGGGCCGCGCGGCGTGCGCAAGCTGCTCGAGGGCATGGAGGGGCTGCTCGGCTGGGAACCGATCATGGATCGCGACGCGATCATCGGTCTCGCCGACCCGGTCGGCGGCGGCGCCATCAGCCTGGAGCCCGGCGGCCAGTTCGAATTGTCCGGCGCGCCTCTGGAGACGCTGCACCATACCTGCCGGGAGACCTTCTCGCATCTCGCCCAGGTGCGCGAGATCGGCGATCCGCTCGGCATCGGCTTCCTCGGCGTCGGCGCCAGCCCGAAATGGTCGCGTGCCGAAACCCCGGTCATGCCCAAGTCGCGCTACGGCATCATGAGCGCCTACATGCCGAAGGTCGGCGGCAAGGGGCTCGACATGATGTTCCGCACCTCGACCGTGCAGGTCAATCTCGACTACGGTTCCGAAGCCGACATGCGCAACAAGATGCGCGTTTCGCTGGCCCTGCAGCCGGTGGCGACGGCGCTGTTCGCCTCCTCGCCGTTCCTCGACGGCAAGCCGAACGGCTTCCTCTCCTACCGCTCGGAGGTCTGGCGCGATACCGACGCGGCGCGGACCGGCATGCTGCCGATCGCCTTCGAGGACGGCTTCGGCTTCGAAGCCTATGCGGAATGGGCGCTCGACGTGCCGATGTATTTGATCAAGCGGGAAGACACCTACCACGACGCGACCGACGTGACCTTCCGGCAGTTCCTGGAAGGCGCGCTGCGCAACCGTCTGCCGGGCGTGGTCCCGGAGATCGGCGACTGGGTCAACCATCTCGGTTCGCTGTTCCCGGAGGTTCGGCTGAAGCGCTATATCGAGCAGCGCGGCGCCGATGCCGGCCCCTGGCGGCGGCTCCTGGCGCTGCCGGCCTTCTGGGTCGGCCTCCTCTACGACGAGGGCGTACTCGACGAGGCGCTGGCCCTGGTCGCCGACTGGAGCGCCGAGGAACGGCAATATCTGCGCGACGCCGCGCCTCGCCTGGCGCTGAAGACGCCGTTCCGCAGCGGCACGCTGCTCGACGTGGCGCGCGAGGCCGTCGCCCTGTCGCGCAAGGGCCTCGCGCGCCGCAACCGCCTCGGCCCCTGCGCGCCGGTCGACATCTCCGAGAACGAGACCGTCTATCTCGCCCCCCTGGAGGAGATCGTCGCCACCGGCGAAACCCTCGCCGAGCGCATGCTGCGCCAGTACGAGAAGGATTGGAACGGCGACGTGAACCAGGTCTTCGCCGAGTACGCCTATTGAGGCGAAAGCACAGCCTTGAATTGCTGCCCGTCTCCATGCAATCTTATATCGTGATTTCCCAAAAGGAAGATCGAGGGTGGCATGGAGCCCGACACCGCGCGATTGAAGCGCGCCATCATCGTGCCCAAAACGGCGATGCTGGCATTGGAAGGTGATGGCAGCTTCGGAACGGGCGGGGCGCGCTTCAAAGCCGCGCAAGCGATCGAGCCGGCCACCCAGTTGGCGGCATCGGCGCTCCGCATGAAAAGCGCACTCGGTCGTCTGGCCCTCGACGCGGACGGCGATCAGTTCGCTTTCGCCCGGCTGACGCAAGGCACAGCTGACGGGGTTGTGAAATCTCTGAACAATATCAACGCGATGATGGTGATATCGCGCGACATGGAAAAGCTGAAGGATGCAGCCTCCGCCATCGACTCGGACTTTGTCGTGGTCGACGACTTCGATCTGGCCATGCCATCGGCCGGGCTGCGCTACACCGAGTTCCAGAAGCGCCATTTCAGGACGACCGACGCGAAAGCCGACCGGGAGATGCGGGAAGCGAGCGGAACGCTGCAGGCCCACAGGAGCGGAATCCGGGGCGACAATGTTGCCGTCGGCATTCTGGATACGGGTGTCGACGCGGACCATGTCGAATTCCGCGGACGACGCGTCCTGTTCCGGCACATCGGCTACTATCCCGGGGCCGGAGAGGCGCCGCGCATCGTCCGGGGATTCGATACCGACGGGCACGGCACCCATGTCGCCGGCATTCTGACGGGACGCAAGGTGGGGGTCGCACCGGGCGCTCTTCTGCATTGCGCCAGCGTCATCGAAAGCGAAACCATGCGCACCAGCATGGTCCGGACGGTCTATGGTCTCAACTGGATGCTCGGCCATCTCAAGCTGGACCCTGCGGTCCCGGCGGTTCTCAATCTTTCCCTGGGCTTTCCGGCTGTCGACAACGTTGACGAGAAAGGCCACAAGACGCGCCTCGCAACGATCCGGTACATGATCAAGAACCTGATCGCCAACGATATTCTGGTCGTATCCGCGATCGGCAACGAAGGTCCCGGGACCTGCGGATTCCCGGCCGCATTTGACGAGGTGCTCGCCGTTGGGGCTGTCGACGCCTTCGGAAGGACGGCCGATTTCTCGGGGTCGTGCACGACCGGCGGGACCAAGAAGCCGGACATCATGGGCTTCGGAGTGAATGTCCTATCCGCCGTGGAGCGCGACGTGGACGGCCGTTCGCTCTATACGCGGATGTCCGGAACCAGCATGGCAGCCCCGTATGTGGCCGGAATCGCGACCCTCTATCGGTCCGCCTATCCGAACGAACCGGTATCTGCCATCATTGACATGATAAGGTCGACCGCCATCTACCTCGGCAAGTCGACACAAGGAGCGGAAGCGGGACTGGCCGCTTTCCAAACGAATCCGTAACGGACCGATGGTGGCTCATGGCCGCAATGGCAAAAGCGGGGACGGTGCGCCCCTTGCCGGGAAGTCCGGCCCAACGGGATGGCGAGTTGTATCTCGTCCTGCCAAAGCTGGCCGACCAGGAGCCGGGGCTTGGGACGCGCGAATGGCTGGCGCGGCAGCGGGCTGCGCTGCAGGCCGTCCGGCACGATATCGAGTCGGTGCTTGAAGCCAAGAAGCTCGTCGGCCAGGTGCGGTTCGAGGATGCGCTCGACATCGGTGCGCTCGTGATTCGTTCGAATTCCGAGGTGGCCGACCAGATTCGTGAGCTCGAGAGCGTCGATCAGGTGGTGGCCGACGGCCTCCTGTGATTCGCCTTTCGCTGGATTTGACGAGACCCGCGGCCGGGCCGATGATCACGCCCGGCGTCAGGGGGGCGAATCCATGTTCGATTTCACGAAGATCCTGCTCGAAGCCCAGGGCGGCGAGGCGATGCGCAACCTGGCGCGGCAGTTCGGCATCTCGCCGGACCAGTCGCGGGCGGCCGTGGACGCCATGATGCCGGCCTTCGCCGCGGCCATGCAGCGCCAGATGACCGATCCGAAGGCGCTTCAGGCGCTGTTCGGCCTGATGACCGGGCAGGCCGCCCAGCCGCGCAACCCCTATCTCGACGCCATGCAGGCCTTCACGCCGGAAGCCATGAAGGCCGGCAACGATGCGCTCATGGCCATGTTCGGGTCCAACGAGGTGACCAAGGCGGTCGCCGACCGGATCGCGGCGATGAGCGGGGTCGGCCAGCAGGTGCTGCAATCGATGATGCCGGCCGTCGCCGCCATGCTGATGGGCGGTCTCGGCACCTCGCTGCCGCAGGATCCGGTCGCCCGGATGGTCGCCGCCTTTTTCGATCCCGCGCGCGCCCAGGACAGCTATGCCGGCTTCGGCGACATGATGCAGAAGTGGATGCGCGACGGCGCCGCCAATGGCACCGAGGCCTTCGCGAGCCTGGTCCAGCAGTTTGCCAAGGCCGTGCCGCGCCCGACCGGCGAGACCGAGACCATGGAGGACTTCCTCAAGCGCGCGCCCAACCCGGCCGGACCGCAGACGCTGATGGAGGAGGCCTTCGGCGCCTTCGTGCGCGGCTTCAACCGCGGTCGCCCGGAAAAGAAGCCGGAGCCGGAGGCCGCGCCCGACGAACTCGGCGCCTTCATCGGCCAGATGTTCCAGGCCGGCCAGGAGGCGCAGGCGAGCCAGATCCAGGCCTTCGAGCAGATCTTCGACCAGTTCTGGAGCCAGAAGCGCTGATCCCTGTTCGCCGGCGCAATGGCACGGCGCCTTGAGGCCGCGTCCCCGTCACCGGCGGACGACCCGGAGGCCGTCTCCGCGGCAGCCGTGATCGCCGCGACCCCGCGATCGCCCGGCGCGATACGCCCACGGCCTACTGTCCACGGCCCACTGCTCACTGCTCACTCTGCCCATTGCCTACCTGCCCACCTGCCGATTCCCCCTGAAAGGTCCGATGCTCAAGCTCGTCCTGGTCCCGGCCACGCTGCTCGTCGTCTCGTGGGTCGGAATGCGATTCGGACCGCGCGCGTCGGGATGGCTCGCCGGCCTTCCGGTCATGGCCGGCCCGATCCTGTTCCTGCTCGCCCTCGAGCGCGGACCCGCCTTCGGCGCGGCCTCGGCGACGGCCTCACTGCCGGCTCTGGCCGGTACGGTCGCCTTCAACACCGTCTACAGCCGCCTGGCGCTGGCCGGGCGCGGCCCGGTGACGGCATTGGCCGGTGCGGTCGTGATCTGGGTTGTGATCGCCTTTCTGGTCTCCGGCCTGCCCCACCATGTGCCGCTCGGTCTCGCCATCGCGCTCGGCGCCCTGTTTCTGGGGCCGCACGCGATCCCGAAGCCCGACGTGCCGCTTTCGGCGCCGCCGCTGACGGCCGGAGCATTGGCCTTTCGGATGATCGCCGGGGCGGCGCTGACGGTCGCCGTGACCGGTATCGCGGCGCCGCTCGGACCGGCCTGGAGCGGTCCGATGACGCTCTTTCCCGTGGTCAGCGCGATCCTCGGCGTCTCATCCCATCTCTGGCAGGGCGGCGCCGTGGCGGCCGTGCTGCTGCGCGCCCTGATCATCGGCATGGTCTCGCTCGCCGCCTTCCTGGCGACGGCCGCGCTGCTTCTGGAGCCGCTCGGCCTCGCCGGAGGCTTCGCAGCGGCGATCGCCGCCGCCCTGGCCGCCCAGGCCGCAACCTGGCGCTCGGGCGCCGCCAGGCCGGCGGCACGCAACGACGGGCGGTCTGCCTCGTAGCGCGCCGCGGGGCACGGGCGTGGCCTCGAAACGACGGAAGGCCGTCCGTCCCTCGGACAGGCACCAATCCCTCTTGGAAACACGAGAGGCCCGTCCGGGGAGCGGACGGGCCTCGGTCCTTACCGAGAAGCAATAGAGGCCCGTCCGGGGAGCGGACGGGCCCCGGTCCTTCCTGAAAGCAATAGAGGCCCGTCCGGGGAGCGGACGGGCCTCTGGCGCGGGTCGGCGGGATGCGGGGGAACGACCCGCGCTTATGGGGTTTACTCGACCGCTTCACCGGTGAGCCGGGCGGCGCGCTGCGCCTCGCGCTCGATCGCCTGGGCGCGAAGGCCCGCGCGCCGCTCGACCGCGAAGATGCGCAGCCGGGTGCTCGGATCGGTACCGGTCGGCGAGGACAGGGCCGCGGTCACGTCGCCGCGCATCAGGCCGATATCGGCCAGCATCCGGTCGTCGAACTCGAGCAGGTCGCCGACGACCCGACGGTTTCGCCAGGACCGCACCAGGCTTGCGACCACCGACACGGCCCCGCGGACGACAGCCGCGGCGCCACCGCCGAGCCGGTGAAGGGGACGAGTTGCGATTTCTGCCATATGCATGATGCGCTCCTTTCGAGATCGCGAGACGACTCCGGCCCCGGCGGCGAAATCCGCGCGGGGGTCTGGTTTGGGGTTGGCGTTAAGGGTGACGGACACACCATGCGGATCGCGCATTGATTAGTCCAACGAATGTTTCTAATCTCAAACTTCACCGGACTTGATGGATAGGCAGCACCATGGGCGGCATCCTGGATCTCGACCAGTTGAAGACCTTCGTGGCGATCTGCGAGAGCGGCAGCTTCACCAAGGCGGCCGACGTGGTCCACAAGACGCAATCGGCGGTTTCCATGCAGATCCGCCGGCTGGAGGAGCGGATCGGCAAGGCGCTGTTCGCCCGCGACGGACGCCAGTCGCGGCTGACGCCGGACGGGGAACGGCTGCTCGCCTATGCCCGCCGCATGGTCAAGCTCAACGACGAGACGCTCGCCGCCTTCGCCGAGGCGGAGCTGACCGGCCGCGTCCGGCTCGGCACGCCGGACGACTATGCCGACCGCTTCCTGCCGGAAATCCCGGCCCGCTTCGCCCGCTCGCATCCGCGCGCCGAGGTGACCGTCATCTGCGCGCCGACGACCGACCTCGTCACCATGATGCGCGAGGACGAACTGGACGTGGCGATCATCACCCATGTGCGCGCGCTCGGACCGGCCGAGGTGGTCCGGCGCGAGCCGCTGCTCTGGGTCACCTCGCAGCGCCACGCCACCCACGAGGCCGATCCGCTGCCGCTCGCGCTCGGCCGCCCGATCTGCACTTGGCGCCGCGCCGCCCTGGAGGCCCTGGAGACGGTCGGCCGCCGGCACCGGCTGGTGCTGGTCAGCTGGAACGCGACCGCCTATGGCGCGGCCGTGCTGGCCGGCCTCGCCGTCTCGGTGGTGCCGGAATCGGCGCTCCGGCCGGGCATGCGCGTCCTGACCGAGGCCGACGGCTTCCCGCGCCTCGCCCCGATCGAGATCGGGCTCCTGCGCTCCTGGCACCATACCTCGCCGGTCATGGACGCGCTTGCCGGCCACATCGTGCAATCGCTCGATAACCTCTCCCCGGCCGCCATGATGGCGGCGGAATAGCGGGCACCTTCGGCGCCCGGATGCAGTCTGGTGATGGATCACTCAATCCCTCGCCGTTGCTGCCGGGCGGCCCATCCGGTCCGGCCGGCACACCATGGCGCCGCGGCGACCGGCGACGGTTCGGTCGCGCCCGAAGCATCGGGGCGCATCCAGGCGTAGGATCGGGAGCATGAGAGAAGGACCCGATATCGCAACCCTGGCCGCGGCGATCGGCGATCCCGCGCGGGCCGGCATGCTCGACGCGCTGATGTCGGGGCTGGCCCTGTCGGCCGGGGAACTCGCCCGCGAGGCCGGCATCACGCCGCCGACGGCGAGCGCCCATCTCGCCCATCTGCGCGCGCTCGGCATCGTGGTGATGGCCGTGCAGGGGCGGCACCGTTATTTCCGGCTGGCCGGCGCTCCGGTGGCGGAGGCGATCGAAAGCCTGATGGGCACCGCCGCGCGGCTCGGGCAGTTGCGGACCCGGCCCGGACCGCGCGACGCGGCCCTGCGGCAGGCGCGCATCTGCTACGACCATCTGGCCGGCAAGGCC
Encoded here:
- a CDS encoding molecular chaperone HscC, with the protein product MAIVGIDLGTTNSLVAVWTATGPELIPNAHGDLLTPSVVSVVDGEVLVGRPASERLITRPQSTVAAFKRWMGTDKLTRLDGRPFRAEELSALVLGALKRDAEAHLGEAITEAVISVPAYFNDLQRKATMTAARLAGLHVERLVNEPTAAALAYGLGEVEEAQFLVFDLGGGTFDVSILDKYDQVMEVRATAGDNYLGGDDFRDLLMAHLAERHGLDRTKLAAGDLSRFTRFAESLKIELSAKTTVAYTFELPGQVVEGRIERSEYEDVVRPLLRRLRTPLERAISDARLDPREIAQVVMVGGATRMPAVRSLVGRLFARLPLTHLNPDHLVALGAAVQAGLKARHAALDDVVMTDVCPYTLGIAALSSQRGSGGEPVTVPIIERNSVVPISRSHPFTTVQDNQTQIRLEVYQGENLKPENNVNLGALEVEVTRAKAGHETVEVRFTYDLNGALELEATVQSTGKVWRRVFQNRTGLSDAEIDKRFAELAALKRPPRDQAPNRLLIERAERIYAESLGERRELVSGALREFMMAIQDPTNAHPDRDREAFAKLLDRFETDVFRDID
- a CDS encoding glutamate--cysteine ligase, with the protein product MARDTVDAVPIENRDQLYAWFEKGSKPKDRWRIGTEHEKFGFHTDDLSPVAYEGPRGVRKLLEGMEGLLGWEPIMDRDAIIGLADPVGGGAISLEPGGQFELSGAPLETLHHTCRETFSHLAQVREIGDPLGIGFLGVGASPKWSRAETPVMPKSRYGIMSAYMPKVGGKGLDMMFRTSTVQVNLDYGSEADMRNKMRVSLALQPVATALFASSPFLDGKPNGFLSYRSEVWRDTDAARTGMLPIAFEDGFGFEAYAEWALDVPMYLIKREDTYHDATDVTFRQFLEGALRNRLPGVVPEIGDWVNHLGSLFPEVRLKRYIEQRGADAGPWRRLLALPAFWVGLLYDEGVLDEALALVADWSAEERQYLRDAAPRLALKTPFRSGTLLDVAREAVALSRKGLARRNRLGPCAPVDISENETVYLAPLEEIVATGETLAERMLRQYEKDWNGDVNQVFAEYAY
- a CDS encoding S8 family peptidase; the encoded protein is MEPDTARLKRAIIVPKTAMLALEGDGSFGTGGARFKAAQAIEPATQLAASALRMKSALGRLALDADGDQFAFARLTQGTADGVVKSLNNINAMMVISRDMEKLKDAASAIDSDFVVVDDFDLAMPSAGLRYTEFQKRHFRTTDAKADREMREASGTLQAHRSGIRGDNVAVGILDTGVDADHVEFRGRRVLFRHIGYYPGAGEAPRIVRGFDTDGHGTHVAGILTGRKVGVAPGALLHCASVIESETMRTSMVRTVYGLNWMLGHLKLDPAVPAVLNLSLGFPAVDNVDEKGHKTRLATIRYMIKNLIANDILVVSAIGNEGPGTCGFPAAFDEVLAVGAVDAFGRTADFSGSCTTGGTKKPDIMGFGVNVLSAVERDVDGRSLYTRMSGTSMAAPYVAGIATLYRSAYPNEPVSAIIDMIRSTAIYLGKSTQGAEAGLAAFQTNP
- a CDS encoding DUF1127 domain-containing protein, which gives rise to MRDPHGVSVTLNANPKPDPRADFAAGAGVVSRSRKERIMHMAEIATRPLHRLGGGAAAVVRGAVSVVASLVRSWRNRRVVGDLLEFDDRMLADIGLMRGDVTAALSSPTGTDPSTRLRIFAVERRAGLRAQAIEREAQRAARLTGEAVE
- a CDS encoding ArsR/SmtB family transcription factor translates to MREGPDIATLAAAIGDPARAGMLDALMSGLALSAGELAREAGITPPTASAHLAHLRALGIVVMAVQGRHRYFRLAGAPVAEAIESLMGTAARLGQLRTRPGPRDAALRQARICYDHLAGKAGTDLFDTLAAAGHLAFGPDGLALTASGAGAFLAVGLDVGTLETRNRPACRACVDWSERRDHLAGALGAAVLRMVVARDWARREPGSRALGFTPNGQRLWAGFLDRLAQPTGQRAAIRGTGS
- a CDS encoding DUF937 domain-containing protein, with translation MFDFTKILLEAQGGEAMRNLARQFGISPDQSRAAVDAMMPAFAAAMQRQMTDPKALQALFGLMTGQAAQPRNPYLDAMQAFTPEAMKAGNDALMAMFGSNEVTKAVADRIAAMSGVGQQVLQSMMPAVAAMLMGGLGTSLPQDPVARMVAAFFDPARAQDSYAGFGDMMQKWMRDGAANGTEAFASLVQQFAKAVPRPTGETETMEDFLKRAPNPAGPQTLMEEAFGAFVRGFNRGRPEKKPEPEAAPDELGAFIGQMFQAGQEAQASQIQAFEQIFDQFWSQKR
- a CDS encoding LysR family transcriptional regulator; its protein translation is MGGILDLDQLKTFVAICESGSFTKAADVVHKTQSAVSMQIRRLEERIGKALFARDGRQSRLTPDGERLLAYARRMVKLNDETLAAFAEAELTGRVRLGTPDDYADRFLPEIPARFARSHPRAEVTVICAPTTDLVTMMREDELDVAIITHVRALGPAEVVRREPLLWVTSQRHATHEADPLPLALGRPICTWRRAALEALETVGRRHRLVLVSWNATAYGAAVLAGLAVSVVPESALRPGMRVLTEADGFPRLAPIEIGLLRSWHHTSPVMDALAGHIVQSLDNLSPAAMMAAE